The Achromobacter deleyi region CGGGGCCGGCCGAGACCACGGCGCCCACCGTTTCGTGGCCCATGGTGAGCGGCAGCGACACGCCGCGGTCCTTCAAGGAGAGCGTGCGTCCCTGGCCGAGGTCATAGCCGCCTTCCCACAGATGGATATCGCTGTGGCATACGCCGGCCGCGCGTACCTTCAGCAGCACCTGCGACCCTTGCGGCGTGGGCGTGGGCTGGTCCATTTCCTGCAGGGGTTCGCGGAAATTGACGACGCAATAGCACTTCATGTGATGTCTCCTCTGATGGTTTACCTTGCCGTGCCGCCAGCCCGCATTGCGGGCGCGGCAGGCTGCATTCACTTCTTGACCAAGGGGCATTCGCTGTCGGCCAGCGACACGAAGACCTTTTCGCCAGGCACGGTGGACAGGATGCGGTAGAAGTCGCCCGGGTATTTCGATTCGGCGGGCTTTTTCACTTCAACCAGATACAGGTCCATGATGACTCGGCCGTCCTCGGGACGTACCCGGGCATTCTTGATCAATTTGGTGGTGATGGGCAACTCGCGCATCTTCTGGTTGACCGCCGCCCCGTCGAAGGTGCCGGCCGCCTGCGCGGCTTGCAGGTAGTGGGTGGTGGACACGTAGCTCAGTGCCTGCACGATCGAAGGCGCGCGAGTCACGCCCATCTTCTTCTGCCACCGCTGCGTCCAGGCGCGCGTGTCCTCGTCCGCGTCCCAGTAAAAGCCGGTTGGGAAGGTCAGCCCCTGGGCGACGGGCAGGCCCATTGCCTGCACATCGTTGATGAAGGTCAGGAAGGTCAGCATGCGCTGCTTGCCGCCCGTCAGCCCGAACTCCTGAGCCTGCTTGATCAGGTTGACCAGGTCGCCGCCGGCGCTGGCCAGGCCGACGACGTCGGCCTTGGAGGATTGCGCCTGCACCAGGAAGGAGGCGAAGTCCATGGCGCCGAGCGGATGGCGCGTGCTGCCCACGACCTTGCCGCCGGCGTTCTGCACAAAGCGCGAGGCATTGCCTTCCAGGGATTTGCCAAACACGTAGTCGGTGGTGATGAAATACCAGGACTTGCCGCCGCCTTCCACCACGCTCTTGACCACCGCGTTGGCCAGCGCATAGGTGTCCGGCGCCCACTGGGTGCTGAGGTTGCTGCATTGCTTGCCGCTGAAGTCACCGGCGAATCCGCCGCTGATCAGGGCGGACCCGCCTTTCTCGCGCGCCACGCCCTGCGCGGCCAGGCCGGCCGAACTTGCGCCGCCGTCGACCACCGCCACCAGTCCCTGCGTGTCGAACCATCGGCGCACCAGGGCGGAGGCGACGTCGGCCTTGTTCTGGTTGTCCGCGCCGATGACTTCGACGGTCTTGCCGGCCACCTTGCCGCCAAAGTCCTCGACGGCCATGCGCACGGCCATTTCGGAGCCCAGCCCGCCCAGGTCGGAGTAAATGCCGGAACGGTCGTTGGATACGCCCAGGCGCACGACGTCGGTCTGGGCTTGGGCCGCGCAGGCGGCCAGGGCGGCGGCCAGGGCCGCCAGCATGGGTTTGATACGCATCTGTTTGTCTCCCAGCCCGTTCGCGGGCGGATTATTGAATTTTGTTGATGACGCGGTACCTGGTGCCGGGGCGCCGGTTCTCCAGCCGGCTGAAATTTTTTTCTTATTGGTGAATGTAAATTCCTGTGCAAGAATTTAGGTACACACACATGAAATGTCAACATAGTGGATTACCTAGGCCGGCAGCGCGACGCCGGCCCGGAAGCGCCAGGAAGGATTGCCGCCATGGAAGTGAAGCTTGTCGTCCGCACGCTGGAGCTGATCGAACTGTTTGCGCAGACACGGCGCCCCATGCCGTTGACGGAATTGGCCCAGGGCCTGGGCGCGCCCATGTCCAGCTGCCTGGCGCTGGTGCGCACGCTGGTGGCGCGGGGTTATCTGTACGAGGTGCGTCGCCGGGCCGGCTACTACCCGACGGCGAAACTGCACAGCCTGAGTGCGCAGATCCTGACCGGCGATCCCTGGCTGGAGCAGGTGCGCCCGCGGCTTTCGGCCTTGCGCGATGCAGCCAACGAGACCGTGATGCTGGGCAAGATCCAGGACGGCGCGGTGCTGTTCCTGGATGTCGTGGAGTCCACGCAGCCCGTGCACTATGCGGCGCGGCCCGGCGAGCGCCGGCCCCTGCACACCAGTTCCGTGGCCAAGGCCATCCTGGCGCGCCTGTCGCCCGCCGAGCGCGAGCATGTGCTGGCCGCCGCGCAGTACACCCGCTATACGGACAGCACGCTGGCGACGCGCGAGGCGCTGCTGGCCGATGTGGAGCGCGTGGCGGCGCAAGGCTGGGCGTCGAACGTGGGAGAGAGCGTGGCCGACCTGACCGGGCTGGCGGTGGCGCTGGACCTGGGCGGCGAATGGTACGCGCTGTGCATGGCCGGTCCGACGCCCCGCGTCTGGGCGCAGCGGGACGCGAATCTGGGGCATTTGCGCGACGCCGCGCAGGCCATCCGGCGTGACCGCGAGGGCTAGCAGGCCCGGGTGAATGCCAGGTGTCTGGCGCCGGGCGTACAGGCCCTAGGCGCCGCGACGCACCAGCGTGGATTTTCCGAACAGGCTTTCGATCAGGTCCACGGCCAATTCCGCGGTCTTGTTGCGCACATCGAAGGCGGGATTCAGCTCCACCACGTCGAGCGAGCGCATGAGGCCGGTGTCGGCAATCATTTCCATGCACAACTGGGCTTCGCGGTAGGTGGGGCCGCCGGGCACCGTGGTGCCCACGCCAGGCGCGATCTCCGGATCCAGGAAGTCCACGTCGAAGCTGACATGCAGGTGAGTGTCCGCGTCCAGGTCCGCCAGCGCGGCTTCCATCGTGGCGCGCATGCCCATCTCGTCCAGGTAGCGCATGTCGAAGACTTCCAGTCCGGCTTCGTGCACCAGGCGCTTTTCGCCCGGGTCTACGCTGCGGATGCCGATCTGGCGGATGCAGGCCGGATCGATGTCCGGGGTCTGGCCCGACATGCCCGTGATGGCCGCGGGTCCGTAGCCGCACAGGCAGGCCACCGGCATGCCGTGAGTATTGCCGGTGGGAGTGAGCGTATTCGTGTTGAAGTCGGCGTGCGCGTCCAGCCAGAGCACCCGGAGCTTTTTGCCGGCGGCGCGGCAGTGGCGCGCGACGGCGCTGATCGAGCCTATCCCCAGGCAGTGGTCGCCGCCCAGCAGGACGGGCAGGCGGCCCAGGGTCAGTTCCTCGTGGACGGCGTCGTGCACGGCCTGGTTCCACGCGGCCACTTCTTCAAGGTGGCGGTAGCCGTCCACGGGTGGCAGCCAGGGGTTGGCGGGACCTTGCACATTGCCGCGGTCCTTCACCTGGAAGCCCTGGGCTTCAATGACGGGTCCCAGGCCCGCGACGCGCAGGGCTTCGGGTCCCATCGATGCGCCGCGAGCGCCCGCGCCGATATCCGTGGGGGCGCCGATCAGGGTGATTTGGGTGGGCAGGGTGGCTTTCTTCTGCAAGGCGCGGACTCCAGGAGGGCGTTTCATCAAGGGGCGGATAGTACCGCGGCGAGTTGGTCGCAGGCCCAGTCGACCTGCTCGCGCGTCACGATCAGCGGCGGCGACAGCCGCAGCGTGTGGCCATGCGTGTCCTTGACCAGCATGCCGCGTGCCAGCAGGCGTTCGCACCACAGGCGGGCGCCGCCGGCGTCGGGTTCCAGTTCGACCGCCAGCATCAGCCCGCGCCCGCGCACTTCGCGCACGGGGCCGGGCAGCGCACGCAGGCGATCCAGGAAGTAGGCGCCGATCGTCGCGGCGTTCTCGATCATGCCCTCGTCGGTCAGCACGCGCAGCGCGGCGCGGGCAATGGCGCAGGCCAGCGGATTGCCGCCGAAGGTGCTGCCATGCTGTCCCGGCTGGAACACCCCCAGCACATCCGCGTTGGACAGGACGGCGGACACGGGATAGAAGCCCCCCGAGAGCGCCTTGCCGATGAGCGTGACGTCGGCTTCGATGCCTTCGTGCTCTTCGGCCAGCAGCTTGCCGGTGCGTCCCAGTCCGGTCTGGATCTCGTCCAGGATCAAGGTGATGTCTTGTTCGGTGCAGCGCTGCCGGACCTTGGCGAAGTAGCCCGCGGGCGCCATCACCACGCCGGCTTCGCCCTGGATGGGCTCAACCAGGAAGGCGACCGTATTGGGGGTGATGGCGGCGTTGAAGGCGTCGTAGTCGCCAAAGGGCACGACCTTGAATCCGGGCGCGAACGGGCCGTAGTGGCCATAGGCGTCGGGGTCGGTGGAGAAGCCGACGATGCCCAGCGTGCGTCCATGGAAGTTGTTGGCGCAGACGATGATCTCGGCCTGGCCCTCGGGCACGCCGCGGACTTCATAGCCCCATTTGCGCACCGCCTTGATGGCGGTTTCCACCGCTTCGGCGCCGCTGTTCATGGGCAGGATCTTGTGCGCGCCGGTCAGGCGGGCCAGGTCTTCGTAGAACCCCGCCATCTGGTCATGGCGGAACGCGCGGGAGGTCAGCGTGAGCTTCTGCGCCTGTTCCGTCATGGCGGCCAGGATGCGCGGGTGGCAATGTCCCTGGTTGACCGCGGAATAGGCGGACAGGCAATCCAGGTACTTGCGGCCTTCCACGTCGTACAGCCAGACCCCGCTTCCGCGCGCGATCACGACGTCCAGCGGATGGTAGTTGTGCGCGCCAAGCTGGTCTTCGACCTGGTCGCGGTGGCGGGCAGCGTACCGCGCGCCGGGCAGGGTGGTCAGAACCGCGCTCATGAGCATCTCCCAAGGGCGTATTACGGTCATCTTAGCGCCGCCGGCGGGGGCGTGGCATTGCCATTGCGTGACAAAGGCCTTTCGAGGTCCGGACGCCAGGCTGCTGCACAATAGCGCCTGTGCCGGGGCCTTGCCCGGCGTTCCGTTATCCCTGGATGGCCTTCATGCTTGTGCACCAATTGCTTTTGAAACTGACGCGCGGCGCCGCCGTGGCCGTGCTGGGGCTGGCCGCCAGCGCCTCTGCAATGGCTCAGGAAAAGCCCTTGCGGATCGGCGTCATTCCCAGTGTGGCCAACGAGGCCACCGAGCTGGCGATCGCCCAGGCGAAGAAAGAGGGGCTGGACGTCAAGCTGGTGGAGTTCAACGATTGGGTGCTGCCCAACATCGCCGTGGCCGACGGCTCGGTGGATGCGAACTTCTTCCAGCACGAGCCCTTCCTGCAATTGTTCAATCAGCGGCGTGGCGCGAACCTGACGCCGATCGCCTATGGCTATTCCACCACGATCGGCCTGTTCTCAAAGAAGCTGAAGAAGGGTGAGCCCGTGCCCGACGGCGCCACGATCGCGGTGCCGAACGATCCGGTCAACACGGGCCGCGCCTTGTTGCTGCTGGAGTCGATGGGGCTCATCAAGCTCAAGCCGGGCGTGGCGCATGAGGCGACCTTGCAGGACGTGGTGTCGAATCCGAAGAACCTGAAGTTTGTTCAGATCGAAGGCTCGCAGTCGGCGCGCACGTTCGACGACGTGACGGCGTCGGTCACCTACACCACGTTCGCCAAGCAGGCCGGGCTGAACGAGAAGGACGGACTGGCGTTCGACAATACCGATCCGCAGAGCATCCGCCGCTACGCGATCCGCTGGGTCACCACGCCGGAAAAGGCGCAGGATCCGCGCCTCTTGAAGTTCATTGCGATCTACCAGAATTCGCCGGAAGTGAAGAGCACGCTGAAACGGCTGTACGGGGACCTGATCACGTTCCCCTGGTAGGCGGGGGATCAGGCCGTCGCGCGCGCGGCGGCTCCCCGACGGCCGTTCAGGCGCCAGTGCAATCCCAGCGCCGCCGCCGCCAGCGCGGCCGCGGCGCACAGGCCCAGCGTGTCAAAGCCCGCGTGCGTGTATAGCGTTCCCGCGATCGCGGTGCCCAGGCTGGCGCCCAGGTAGGTGGTGCAGGTGTTCAGGCCCAGCACGGCGCCGCGTTCGTCGGGACGGGCGCGGGACAGCAGCAGCACCAGCAGGTTCAGGCTGAGCTGCGAGGCGGCGCCCCAGACCGCGGCGATGGCCAGCACCGCGGCCAGCGAGTGCGCCGCCGGCAGCAGACCGGCATAGACCAGGGCAATCACGCCCAGCGCCAGCGGCAACGCCCGTCGCGGCCCCAGCCGGTCGACCAGCCGTGTTGCGGTGAAACCGGCCAGCAGGAAGCCCGCGCCATAGGCGAATGCGATGAAGCCCACCTGCCCGGCGGACAGCGCAAGCAGGGTACGGACATGGTCGGCCAGGAAGGCGTAGACGCCATAGAAAGCGGAAGAAAAGGCCAGGCAGCCCAGCAGCAGCGCCGGCACGTCGCGGTAGGACAGCGGCGCCAGCAGGCGCGACAGGCGCAGCGGCGCGGGGTTGGCGGCGCGGCGCTCGGGCAGCTTGCGCAGGCCGAGCAGGGCGATCGCGGCGCACAACGCCAGCGCGCCATAGGTGGCGCGCCAGCCCACCCAGTCCGAAATCAGCGCCGACAGCGGCACCCCGACCACCAGCGACACCGACCAGCCCGCGATCACGCGGCCCAGCGTACGGGCCTCCTGGCCAGCGGGGGCGATAAGCGAGGCCGAACCGTAAGCGGCCGGCAGGATGACGCCGGCGGCAGCGCCGGCCAGGGCTTGCGCCAGTGTCAGCACGATCCAGTGCGGGGCGCAGGCGGACAGAGCCAGCGCGGCGATCAACGCCACCATGGCGCCCAGCAGGGAACGGCGGACGCCGATACGGTCGATCCGCGCGGCCAGGAAAAAGGCGCTGGCGGCCGTGGCCGCGCCGTAGGCGGAGATGGCGGTGCTGATGGTCAGCGCGGAGGTCGAAAACGAGGCTGCGACGTCGGTCAGGATGGGGCTTAGCGCCAGGCCGTTGGAGCCGACAACGCTGACGGCGAACATCAGGGCGGGGACGGGCGAGGAATTTTGGGTGCTGCGTTGCGACATTCCGGAATTTTATTGGAATAAAATAAGGGTTAACGCTGATAATTCCTTATTCCATAAAAGTTCGAATGCCGTTCGGCAGAATGTGATTCCAATGTCAGACCTTGATGACCGCGACCGAAAATTATTAACGCTGCTGGCCGACGACGCCTCTCCCAGTTACGCGGAATTGGGCAAGGTGCTGAACCTGTCGGCCCCCGCGGTGCACGAACGGGTCAAGCGCCTGAAGCGCGATGGCCTGATCAAAGGCATCGCCGCCAAGCTGGACGGCGCAAAGATCGGCCGTCCGCTACTTGCCTTCGTGCATGTGGATACGAACAACTGGACCATCACGCAGCAGGTGCTGGGGCTGGCCGAGCTGACCGAGGTGGAGGAGATCCACACCATCACGGGCAAGAGCGCCATGCTGCTCAAGGTACGCGTGCGCGACACGCAGGCACTGGAGCTGCTGCTGGCGCGCATACACCAGATCGAGGGCATCACCAACACCACCAGCGATATTGCGCTGACCAGCTACCTGGAGCGCGGACCGCTGCCCGAGGACGCCTGAGTCCGCCCGCGAGGATCAGCGGGCGGGCGCGGCGCGCAGTCGCAGGCGGGTGATCTCGGAAGGAGCGCCCAGCCGCTTGGGCGGGCCCCAATAGCCGGTGCCGCGGCTGGTATAGACCCACATCTGGCCCATCCGGTGCAGGCCCGCGGTGAAGGGCTGCTGGAAGCGCACGAAGAACCCCCACGGGAAGAACTGCCCGCCATGCGTATGGCCGGACAGCTGCAGCGTGTAGCCCAGCGGCTCGGCGGCGGCCGCGCTGCGGGGCTGGTGCGCCAGCAGGATCCTGGGGAAGGCGTCGGCGGGCGCGCCAGCCAGCGCAGCCTTGGGATTGCTGCGCTGCTGCGGGTCGAAGGATCCGGCGCTGTAGTCGGTGACGCCGGCCACCACCACGGGCAGGCCCGCGGGATGGATCACGGCATGTTCATTCATCAGCACGCGCAACCCCATGCGGCGGAACTCGGCGACCCAGGGCGCGGCTCCTGAATAATATTCATGGTTGCCGGTGACCAGGTACACGCCATAAGGCGCGCGCAACTGGCCCAGCGGGCTGGCCTGCGAGGCCAGCTGTTCGACGCTGCCGTCCACCACGTCGCCGGTGATGGCGATCATGTCCGGGCTCTGTTCATTGACTGCGTCCACGATGGCCTGCACGTAGCGTTTCTTGATGGTGGGCCCGACATGGATGTCGCTGATCTGCACGATGGTGAAGCCGTCCAGGTCTTGCGGCAGGCCCGCGACGGGCACCTCCACATCCACCACGCGCGCGCGGCGGCGGGCGTTGTACAAGCCCGCCAGGGTGCCCGCCAGGGCCAGTCCGGCCACGGCCCAGGCGCTGCCGCGACGCAATGCGATCCACGGCAGGTCGGCGCCTATCGCCAGGTTCGCGAGCCAGGCCGCCAGCAACAGCGCGTCGCGCAGCACGGTCAGCACGAACAGGGAAGAGAACAGCCCCATCGCCAGCAAGCCCACCCAGGCGATGCGGTCGCCCCAGGGCGGGTGCACGGATGAACGCCCCAGCATGCCCAGCGGGATCAGGATGCAGGACAGCACCAGAACAAGAATGGCGGCGGCGGAGCCATCGCCGCCGAGCAGGGCGTCGGGAATCAGGCGGGCGCCCACGTACACATGGGCCAATGCGCCCAGGGTCAGAAAGCGCAGGAAGAACGAGGATTGGCGTAGGGACACGGAGGGGGCGGGGACGCGCCTGACCGGTCAGGCCGGCGCGTGCATAGCAAGGGAATCGCCATTCTATGCCCGCGCGGCCGTCGCGCAGGGAATGGGCTGCGTCAGCCCGGCTTGGCGCCTTCGCGGCACAGGAGGCTGGCGTCCATCTCGCGGACGCGGTTGATGCCCAGCATCGCCATGTTCCGATCCACTTCGGCGCGCAGCAGGTCTATGGCGTGCTCCACGCCGGCCTGGCCACCCACGGCCGCCGCATAATTGAACGGGCGTCCGACGAATACGCAGCGCGCGCCCAGCGCCAGGGCCTTCAGGACGTCGCTGCCGCGCCGCACGCCGCTGTCCATCATCACCGTCATCGCGCCGGCCTGGTCCACGATGCCCGGCAAGGCTCGCAGGGGCGAGATGGCGCCGTCGAGCTGGCGTCCGCCATGGTTGGACACGATGATGCCGTCGGCGCCATGCTGGCGCGCCAGCGCCGCGTCCTGGGGATGCAGGATGCCCTTGATGATCAGCGTGCCGGGCCACTGCCGGCGGATCCGCGCCACGTGGTCCCAGCTGAGGTGGTCGCGGGCGGTGAAGTCGCGCAGCACCGATGCCGACACGATGGGAGCGCCGCGCGTGGCGAACGAATTCTCGAAGTGCGGCATGCCATGGGCCAGCAAGGTGCGCAGGAACGTCCCGGCCAGCCAGCGCGGCCGGGTCAGGCCGTCCCAGGCGAGCCGCAGGCTGGGTTTGAGCGGGGTCGAAAAACCGGTACGGACGTTGTTCTCGCGGTTGGCGGAGACGGGAATGTCC contains the following coding sequences:
- a CDS encoding Lrp/AsnC family transcriptional regulator — translated: MSDLDDRDRKLLTLLADDASPSYAELGKVLNLSAPAVHERVKRLKRDGLIKGIAAKLDGAKIGRPLLAFVHVDTNNWTITQQVLGLAELTEVEEIHTITGKSAMLLKVRVRDTQALELLLARIHQIEGITNTTSDIALTSYLERGPLPEDA
- a CDS encoding MetQ/NlpA family ABC transporter substrate-binding protein codes for the protein MLVHQLLLKLTRGAAVAVLGLAASASAMAQEKPLRIGVIPSVANEATELAIAQAKKEGLDVKLVEFNDWVLPNIAVADGSVDANFFQHEPFLQLFNQRRGANLTPIAYGYSTTIGLFSKKLKKGEPVPDGATIAVPNDPVNTGRALLLLESMGLIKLKPGVAHEATLQDVVSNPKNLKFVQIEGSQSARTFDDVTASVTYTTFAKQAGLNEKDGLAFDNTDPQSIRRYAIRWVTTPEKAQDPRLLKFIAIYQNSPEVKSTLKRLYGDLITFPW
- the rocF gene encoding arginase, translating into MKRPPGVRALQKKATLPTQITLIGAPTDIGAGARGASMGPEALRVAGLGPVIEAQGFQVKDRGNVQGPANPWLPPVDGYRHLEEVAAWNQAVHDAVHEELTLGRLPVLLGGDHCLGIGSISAVARHCRAAGKKLRVLWLDAHADFNTNTLTPTGNTHGMPVACLCGYGPAAITGMSGQTPDIDPACIRQIGIRSVDPGEKRLVHEAGLEVFDMRYLDEMGMRATMEAALADLDADTHLHVSFDVDFLDPEIAPGVGTTVPGGPTYREAQLCMEMIADTGLMRSLDVVELNPAFDVRNKTAELAVDLIESLFGKSTLVRRGA
- a CDS encoding MFS transporter, coding for MSQRSTQNSSPVPALMFAVSVVGSNGLALSPILTDVAASFSTSALTISTAISAYGAATAASAFFLAARIDRIGVRRSLLGAMVALIAALALSACAPHWIVLTLAQALAGAAAGVILPAAYGSASLIAPAGQEARTLGRVIAGWSVSLVVGVPLSALISDWVGWRATYGALALCAAIALLGLRKLPERRAANPAPLRLSRLLAPLSYRDVPALLLGCLAFSSAFYGVYAFLADHVRTLLALSAGQVGFIAFAYGAGFLLAGFTATRLVDRLGPRRALPLALGVIALVYAGLLPAAHSLAAVLAIAAVWGAASQLSLNLLVLLLSRARPDERGAVLGLNTCTTYLGASLGTAIAGTLYTHAGFDTLGLCAAAALAAAALGLHWRLNGRRGAAARATA
- a CDS encoding IclR family transcriptional regulator, whose protein sequence is MEVKLVVRTLELIELFAQTRRPMPLTELAQGLGAPMSSCLALVRTLVARGYLYEVRRRAGYYPTAKLHSLSAQILTGDPWLEQVRPRLSALRDAANETVMLGKIQDGAVLFLDVVESTQPVHYAARPGERRPLHTSSVAKAILARLSPAEREHVLAAAQYTRYTDSTLATREALLADVERVAAQGWASNVGESVADLTGLAVALDLGGEWYALCMAGPTPRVWAQRDANLGHLRDAAQAIRRDREG
- the rocD gene encoding ornithine--oxo-acid transaminase, whose protein sequence is MSAVLTTLPGARYAARHRDQVEDQLGAHNYHPLDVVIARGSGVWLYDVEGRKYLDCLSAYSAVNQGHCHPRILAAMTEQAQKLTLTSRAFRHDQMAGFYEDLARLTGAHKILPMNSGAEAVETAIKAVRKWGYEVRGVPEGQAEIIVCANNFHGRTLGIVGFSTDPDAYGHYGPFAPGFKVVPFGDYDAFNAAITPNTVAFLVEPIQGEAGVVMAPAGYFAKVRQRCTEQDITLILDEIQTGLGRTGKLLAEEHEGIEADVTLIGKALSGGFYPVSAVLSNADVLGVFQPGQHGSTFGGNPLACAIARAALRVLTDEGMIENAATIGAYFLDRLRALPGPVREVRGRGLMLAVELEPDAGGARLWCERLLARGMLVKDTHGHTLRLSPPLIVTREQVDWACDQLAAVLSAP
- a CDS encoding alpha-hydroxy acid oxidase; its protein translation is MTSTALPATAPRAAARPVPRALGRLLSLDDFEAAARRRLPRPIFGYVAGAAEDNQSLQGNRQAFAQYGFTPRVLVDVSGRTQQTELFGRVYASPFGIAPMGISALSAYRGDIVLARAAREQNIPAILSGTSLIPLEDVIREAPGTWFQAYLPGDPAKIDALVERARRAGYETLVLTVDIPVSANRENNVRTGFSTPLKPSLRLAWDGLTRPRWLAGTFLRTLLAHGMPHFENSFATRGAPIVSASVLRDFTARDHLSWDHVARIRRQWPGTLIIKGILHPQDAALARQHGADGIIVSNHGGRQLDGAISPLRALPGIVDQAGAMTVMMDSGVRRGSDVLKALALGARCVFVGRPFNYAAAVGGQAGVEHAIDLLRAEVDRNMAMLGINRVREMDASLLCREGAKPG
- a CDS encoding ABC transporter substrate-binding protein, giving the protein MRIKPMLAALAAALAACAAQAQTDVVRLGVSNDRSGIYSDLGGLGSEMAVRMAVEDFGGKVAGKTVEVIGADNQNKADVASALVRRWFDTQGLVAVVDGGASSAGLAAQGVAREKGGSALISGGFAGDFSGKQCSNLSTQWAPDTYALANAVVKSVVEGGGKSWYFITTDYVFGKSLEGNASRFVQNAGGKVVGSTRHPLGAMDFASFLVQAQSSKADVVGLASAGGDLVNLIKQAQEFGLTGGKQRMLTFLTFINDVQAMGLPVAQGLTFPTGFYWDADEDTRAWTQRWQKKMGVTRAPSIVQALSYVSTTHYLQAAQAAGTFDGAAVNQKMRELPITTKLIKNARVRPEDGRVIMDLYLVEVKKPAESKYPGDFYRILSTVPGEKVFVSLADSECPLVKK
- a CDS encoding metallophosphoesterase; this translates as MSLRQSSFFLRFLTLGALAHVYVGARLIPDALLGGDGSAAAILVLVLSCILIPLGMLGRSSVHPPWGDRIAWVGLLAMGLFSSLFVLTVLRDALLLAAWLANLAIGADLPWIALRRGSAWAVAGLALAGTLAGLYNARRRARVVDVEVPVAGLPQDLDGFTIVQISDIHVGPTIKKRYVQAIVDAVNEQSPDMIAITGDVVDGSVEQLASQASPLGQLRAPYGVYLVTGNHEYYSGAAPWVAEFRRMGLRVLMNEHAVIHPAGLPVVVAGVTDYSAGSFDPQQRSNPKAALAGAPADAFPRILLAHQPRSAAAAEPLGYTLQLSGHTHGGQFFPWGFFVRFQQPFTAGLHRMGQMWVYTSRGTGYWGPPKRLGAPSEITRLRLRAAPAR